Below is a window of 'Nostoc azollae' 0708 DNA.
TCCCTCAGGATCTATACCCAATAATTAAATGTGTTATTTGCTTTTGTCCTCCATATATCAAATAATAATCCTAGAATTTCAAATGTTGGCTTCTGTCTCAGGTCTACTAGGTATAGACATACTCCCTCCTTTGGGATAATTT
It encodes the following:
- a CDS encoding helix-turn-helix domain-containing protein; protein product: MSGGGRKAEIIPKEGVCLYLVDLRQKPTFEILGLLFDIWRTKANNTFNYWV